The following are encoded together in the Montipora foliosa isolate CH-2021 chromosome 12, ASM3666993v2, whole genome shotgun sequence genome:
- the LOC137979392 gene encoding uncharacterized protein — protein sequence MQTTKCIDLHKRNVEKETDSIRKARARQERLDEISGKIERAKNKCLRTKYHEKVQVLNELATIHHVFEPLYVIDEGQERLEQEKMENEGRGVGDACVKLPRLLPRRAESENSLCISSKTEPKLSQRFGGKMKAASNSNNKENSISSSRFYAERPRYYSWSQQSLSSEASQMSSALQNKREYIAKLRAVADKPCVSDTMSSVTMGYTAFKRLLKNKRRQDTMARKLLNSKLRSLSLDETKLSVIPEFMEEVDAQEESSAQIDESNSNKQEVCFSRHLPTPVSKRQLRSTLSWPLAERTPTDSLPGSTSNETVRARDAQTENLFTKQRSFIEEDETEAGKEGGIIDDNSKAKVRVPRTKCIRFRGATKLIKPMGTGCFSQSFQAVTF from the coding sequence ATGCAAACGACGAAATGCATAGACTTGCACAAACGAAATGTGGAAAAAGAAACGGATTCCATTCGTAAGGCTCGCGCTCGACAAGAACGCTTGGATGAAATCAGTGGAAAGATAGAGAGAGCCAAGAACAAATGCTTGAGAACGAAATACCACGAAAAAGTCCAGGTATTAAATGAGCTAGCGACAATACATCATGTTTTTGAGCCACTTTACGTCATAGATGAAGGCCAAGAGAGGCTGgaacaagaaaaaatggaaaatgaaggCAGGGGTGTGGGTGATGCGTGTGTCAAACTACCAAGGCTGTTACCAAGAAGGGCAGAATCTGAAAACAGCCTCTGCATATCTAGCAAGACAGAACCGAAACTGTCGCAGCGTTTTGGAGGAAAGATGAAGGCTGCAAGTAACTCAAATAACAAGGAAAATTCAATCTCTTCTTCGCGGTTTTATGCGGAGCGACCAAGGTATTACAGTTGGTCGCAACAGTCACTGAGCAGCGAGGCCTCGCAAATGAGTTCCGCGCTGCAAAACAAACGAGAATACATCGCGAAGCTTCGCGCAGTCGCTGACAAGCCTTGCGTTTCTGACACAATGTCGTCGGTAACTATGGGATATACGGCATTCAAACGACTTTTAAAGAACAAACGTAGGCAAGATACAATGGCGCGAAAGCTGTTAAACTCCAAACTTCGATCCTTGTCATTAGATGAAACAAAGCTGAGTGTAATTCCAGAATTTATGGAAGAAGTCGATGCCCAAGAGGAATCTTCTGCCCAAATAGACGAAAGTAACAGCAACAAGCAAGAAGTCTGTTTCAGCCGACATCTTCCTACACCCGTTAGCAAACGCCAGCTTCGCTCAACCCTTTCATGGCCGTTGGCAGAGCGAACACCAACTGACAGCCTCCCAGGCTCCACTTCTAACGAAACTGTGCGTGCAAGAGATGCACAGACAGAGAATCTATTCACAAAACAACGCTCGTTCATTGAAGAAGACGAGACAGAGGCCGGTAAAGAAGGCGGAATAATTGATGATAATTCAAAGGCAAAAGTCAGAGTCCCCCGCACCAAATGCATCCGGTTTAGGGGAGCTACTAAACTGATAAAACCGATGGGGACTGGATGCTTCAGCCAAAGTTTTCAAGCTGTTACATTCTGA
- the LOC137980232 gene encoding uncharacterized protein, producing the protein MPSGGFSDKERQPVYQKALEICHEEEKELSLLQQDLERSKLQSFLSYKLEERHLRNELIRIKREQRRLAKEAKQRKKDNKSIDDIAKEIKARDPANTKSAAILFEKKFALPQINCTPKNVPKILRRKLSDESEYFTWTFGLPNIENRVKSFEEGRQNKEKEKIVESKVGNDDANDDDLEIARGNTVHSIVFNIPVSPPREGKTQKQSLPSISIKTPIIEVTSSEDDAHVCKTAENGPLGKLNNKKSNIVKLPKL; encoded by the coding sequence ATGCCCTCTGGTGGCTTCAGCGATAAAGAAAGGCAGCCAGTTTACCAAAAGGCGTTGGAAATTTGCCAcgaggaagaaaaagaactttCACTTCTACAACAAGACCTGGAACGCTCCAAGCTACAGAGCTTTCTCTCATACAAACTCGAAGAGAGACATCTTCGAAATGAGCTGATTCGCATAAAAAGAGAACAGCGGAGATTAGCTAAAGAAGCGAAGCAAAGAAAGAAGGACAATAAAAGCATTGATGATATAGCTAAAGAGATCAAAGCAAGAGATCCGGCGAATACAAAATCGGCTGCGATTTTGTTCGAGAAAAAGTTCGCTTTGCCGCAGATAAACTGCACGCCAAAGAACGTCCCGAAAATTTTGCGACGAAAATTGTCAGACGAGTCTGAATATTTCACCTGGACGTTTGGTCTGCCAAATATcgaaaacagagtaaaatcgtttgaAGAAGGGAGACaaaataaggaaaaagagaaaattgttGAAAGCAAAGTTGGAAATGATGATGCCAACGATGATGATTTAGAAATTGCTCGAGGCAACACCGTCCACAGTATTGTTTTCAACATTCCTGTGTCACCGCCAAGGGAAGGAAaaacgcaaaaacaaagtttacCTTCTATAAGTATCAAGACACCTATCATTGAAGTCACATCCAGTGAAGACGATGCTCATGTTTGCAAAACCGCAGAAAACGGTCCATTGGGTAAACTAAATAACAAGAAGTCAAATATAGTGAAACTGCCGAAGTTATAA